From Desmodus rotundus isolate HL8 chromosome 12, HLdesRot8A.1, whole genome shotgun sequence, one genomic window encodes:
- the CARMIL2 gene encoding capping protein, Arp2/3 and myosin-I linker protein 2 isoform X2, translating to MAQTPDGISCELRGEITRFLWPKEAEVLLKTWLPEREGAEQGHVLALLRWRAYLLHTCLPLRVDCTFSYLEVQAMALQETPPQVTFELESLPELVLEFPGVAALEQLAKHVAAAIKKVFPRSTLGKLFRRPTPPSMLVRLERSSPSETTASSSPCGGFSETYEALCDYNGFPFREEIQWDVDTVYHRQGCRHFSLGDFSHLGSRDLALSVAALSYNLWFRCLSCVDMKLSLEVLEQILHMMSQSSHLEELVLETCGLRGEFVRRLAQALAGNSSSGLQELSLAGNLLDDRGVAALSRHLERRPGALRRLSLAQTGLTPRGMKALGRALASNAAFDSALTHLDLSGNPGALGASEDNGGLYSFLSHPNVLTFLNLAGTDTALDTLFAALSRGCCASLTHLDASRNVFSRTKSRAAPAALQLFLSRAGALRHLSLAGCKLPPDGLRALLEGLALNMHTGDLHLDLSACELRSAGAQVIQDLVCDAGAVSSLDLSDNGFGSDMVTLVLAIGRSRSLRHVALGRNFNVRCKETLDDVLHRIVQLMQDDDCPLQSLSVAESRLKLGASVLLRALATNPNLTALDISGNAMGDTGAKMLAKALRVNTRLRSVVWDRNHTSALGLLDVAQALEQNRSLKAMPLPLSDVAQAQRSRPELTARAVHQIQACLLRNNHTDHVSPASTSYQHPLGLVCSPSEQEVNELCQSVQEHVELLGCGAGPHGDAAVHQAEDAIQNANFSLSILPILYEAGSSPSHQWQLRQKLEGLLGQVGEVCRQDIQDFTQATLDTTRSLCPQMLQGPRWREQLEGVLVGSRGLPELLPEHLLQDAFTRLRDMRLSVTGSLAESIVAQALAGLSAALDRLVDSLAQQTTVAMPSAILALEEGQPAHFGPGELEGLFFSEEDKEREDEEKQKGDSPPQKRPASNHCLHLVPSTHSAAEEPEPELAAPGEDAEPQADPSARGSPSPAAPGSPAGPLPRMDLPPSGQPLRHPTRARPRPRRQHHHRPPPGGPQVPPALPQEGNGLSARVDEGVEEFFSKKLIQQDRLWAPEEDPATEGSTAPVPRTLRKKLGTLFAFKKPRSMRGPRPDLETSPGAAPRTRKTTLGDLLRPPARPGRGEEAGGAEGSSGSPDAARRSRPRYTRESKAYSMILLPAEEEEAALGARPDKRRPLERGDTELAPSFEQRVQVMLQRIGVSRGSGSTEGKRRQSKDGEIKKAGSDGDIMDSSSEAPPISIKSRTHSVSADPSCRPGSGGQGPESSTWKTLGQQLNAELRSRGWGQQDGPGPPSPCPSPRKASPSPDSLGLPEDPCLGPRNEDGRLRPRPLSPGRRAASVHEDQLRAPGERPLRLQRSPVLKRRPKLEAPPSPGLGSGPAAEPLLPQYTEPSSPERSPPSPVTDQRGGGPNP from the exons ATGGCCCAGACCCCCGACGGCATATCCTGTGAGCTGCGAG GCGAGATCACCAGGTTCCTGTGGCCCAAGGAGGCAGAAGTGCTGCTGAAAACCTGGCTCCCAGAGCGGGAGGGTGCTGAGCAAGGTCATGTCCTG GCACTGCTTCGATGGAGAGCCTACCTGCTCCACACCTGCCTCCCACTGAGG GTGGACTGCACGTTCAGCTACCTGGAGGTCCAGGCCATGGCACTGCAAGAGACACCTCCTCAG GTCACGTTTGAGCTGGAGTCCCTGCCTGAGCTGGTCCTGGAGTTTCCTGGTGTGGCGGCCTTGGAACAGCTGGCTAAGCATGTCGCTGCAGCCATCAAGAAGGTCTTCCCTCGCTCCACCCTCGG GAAGCTATTCCGGAGGCCCACACCCCCCTCCATGCTGGTTCGTCTGGAGAGAAGCAGCCCCTCTGAGACTACCGCATCCAGTAGCCCCTGTG GTGGCTTCTCGGAGACATACGAGGCTCTGTGTGACTACAATGGCTTCCCTTTCCGAGAGGAGATTCAGTGG GACGTGGACACTGTGTACCACCGTCAGGGCTGCCGCCATTTCAGCCTGGGAGACTTCAGCCACCTGGGCAGTCG GGACCTGGCACTGAGTGTGGCTGCCCTGTCCTACAACCTGTGGTTCCGGTGTCTCTCCTGCGTGGACATGAAGCTG AGCCTTGAGGTCTTGGAACAGATTCTGCACATGATGAGTCAGTCGTCTCATCTGGAGGAGCTGGTGCTGGAGACCTGTGGCCTGAGGGG AGAGTTTGTTCGGCGACTGGCCCAGGCGCTGGCAGGGAACTCGAGCTCTGGGCTTCAGGAGCTCAGCCTAGCGGGGAACCTGCTGGATGACCGAG gcGTGGCTGCGCTCAGCAGACACCTAGAACGTCGGCCTGGAGCCCTGAGGAGACtcagcctggcacagacagggTTGACGCCTCGAG GAATGAAGGCTCTAGGCCGGGCCCTGGCTTCCAATGCGGCCTTTGACTCTGCCCTGACCCACCTGGATCTTTCCGGGAACCCGGGGGCACTGGGGGCCTCGGAGGATAATGGG GGACTCTATAGTTTCCTGAGCCACCCCAACGTTCTGACGTTCCTGAATCTCGCAGGCACAGACACCGCCCTGGACACT CTCTTTGCTGCACTGTCCCGCGGCTGCTGCGCCAGCCTCACCCACCTAGACGCTTCGAGGAACGTCTTCTCCCGCAC GAAGTCCCGGGCTGCGCCCGCCGCGCTGCAACTCTTCCTCAGCCGCGCCGGCGCGCTTCGGCACCTGAGCCTGGCGGGCTGCAAGCTGCCCCCCGACGGGCTCAG GGCCCTTTTGGAAGGTCTAGCACTCAACATGCACACAGGCGACCTGCACCTGGACCTCAGCGCTTGTGAG CTGCGCTCTGCGGGCGCTCAGGTGATACAGGACTTAGTGTGCGACGCTGGCGCGGTGAGCTCCCTGGACCTGTCAGATAATG GCTTCGGCTCTGACATGGTGACTCTGGTGCTGGCCATCGGGAGGAGTCGGTCCCTGAGACATGTGGCGCTTGGAAGGAACTTCAACGTTCGGTGCAA GGAGACCCTGGACGACGTGCTGCACCGGATTGTCCAGCTCATGCAGGATGACGACTGT CCTCTGCAGTCTCTGTCTGTGGCCGAGTCGCGGCTGAAGCTGGGAGCCAGCGTCCTGCTTCGGGCTCTGGCCACCAATCCTAACCTGACAGCGCTGGATATCAGCGGCAACGCCATGGGGGACACGGGGGCCAAGATGCTGGCCAAGGCGCTTCGGGTTAACACCAGACTCCG GTCCGTGGTCTGGGACCGTAATCACACGTCTGCCCTGGGTCTGCTGGACGTGGCGCAGGCCCTGGAGCAGAACCGAAGCCTGAAGGCCATGCCTCTGCCACTGTCGGACGTGGCCCAGGCGCAGCGCAGCCGCCCCGAACTGACAGCTCGTGCGGTGCatcag ATCCAAGCCTGTCTCTTGAGGAACAACCACACAGACCACGTCTCTCCTGCCAGCACCTCCTACCAGCACCCTTTAGGTCTGGTCTGCAGCCCCTCTGAGCAG GAAGTGAACGAGCTGTGCCAGTCGGTGCAGGAGCATGTGGAgctgctgggctgcggggctgggCCCCATGGTGATGCTGCTGTGCACCAGGCTGAGGATGCCATCCAAAATGCCAACTTCTCTCTCAGC ATTCTCCCCATTCTATATGAGGCGGGAAGCTCCCCAAGCCATCAGTGGCAGCTACGGCAGAAGCTGGAGGGCCTCCTGGGGCAGGTGGGTGAGGTCTGCCGCCAGGACATTCAG GACTTCACTCAGGCCACATTGGACACAACAAGGAGCCTCTGCCCACAGATGCTGCAGGGACCCAGGTGGAGGGAGCAGCTAGAGGGGGTCCTGGTGGGTTCAAGGGGCCTCCCAGAGCTGCTCCCAGAGCACCTGCTGCAAGATGCCTTCACTAGGCTCAG GGACATGCGGCTTTCAGTGACAGGGTCCTTGGCAGAGAGCATTGTGGCTCAAGCACTGGCGGGTCTGAGTGCAGCCCTGGATCGGCTG GTAGACAGTCTGGCTCAGCAGACAACAGTGGCAATGCCCTCTGCCATACTGGCCCTGGAAGAAGGCCAGCCCGCCCACTTCGGTCCTGGGGAATTGGAAGGCCTTTTCTTCTCTGAGGAGGACAAGGAAAGGGAGGATGAAGAGAAGCAGAAG GGTGACAGCCCTCCACAGAAGCGGCCTGCGTCCAACCACTGCCTTCACCTGGTCCCCTCCACTCACA GTGCTGCTGAGGAACCGGAGCCCGAGCTGGCGGCtcctggagaggatgcggagccGCAGGCGGACCCATCTGCACGCGGCTCTCCGAGCCCCGCCGCTCCCGGGTCCCCGGCCGGCCCGCTGCCTCGCATGGACCTGCCACCCTCCGGGCAGCCTCTGCGCCATCCGACCAGGGCCCGGCCACGGCCCCGGCGCCAGCACCACCACCGCCCGCCGCCTGGGGGCCCCCAG GTTCCCCCAGCCTTGCCACAGGAAGGGAATGGGCTCAGTGCCCGCGTGGACGAGGGTGTGGAGGAATTCTTCTCCAAAAAGCTGATCCAGCAGGACCGCCT CTGGGCCCCTGAGGAGGACCCCGCCACTGAGGGCAGCACTGCCCCTGTCCCCCGTACACTACGAAAGAAGCTGGGCACCCTCTTTGCCTTCAAGAAGCCTCGTTCAATGCGGGGGCCACGGCCTGATCTAGAGACCAGCCCTGGGGCAGCTCCCCGCACCCGGAAAACCACACTTGGGGACCTGCTGCGGCCACCAGCCCGTCCTGGCcgtggggaggaggctggtggGGCTGAGGGGAGCAGTGGCAGCCCTGACGCTGCCCGCAGGAGCCGGCCTCGCTACACTCGAGAAAGCAAGGCCTACTCAATGATACTGCTGCCtgctgaggaggaagaggcagcaCTGGGTGCCAGACCCGACAAG aggCGGCCCCTGGAGCGAGGAGACACAGAACTGGCCCCATCCTTTGAACAACGGGTCCAGGTGATGCTGCAGAGGATTGGCGTGAGCAGAGGCAGTGGGAGCACTGAAGGCAAGAGGAGACAA AGCAAAGATGGAGAGATCAAGAAGGCTGGCTCTGATG GTGACATTATGGACAGTTCCTCGGAGGCCCCTCCCATCTCCATCAAGTCCCGCACCCACTCCGTGTCTGCAG ACCCCTCGTGCAGACCTGGATCAGGGGGCCAGGGGCCTGAGTCCTCCACCTGGAAGAcgctggggcagcagctgaacGCAGAGCTTAGGAGCCGAGGTTGGGGCCAACAGGATGGTCCAGGACCCCCTTCCCCTTGTCCCAGCCCCCGAaaagccagcccctccccagacaGCCTGGGCCTCCCAGAGGATCCTTGCTTGGGCCCCAGAAATGAAG ATGGCCGGCTGAGGCCGAGGCCTCTCTCACCAGGGCGACGGGCGGCATCTGTGCACGAGGACCAGCTCCGGGCCCCTGGCG AACGGCCCTTGCGGCTGCAGCGCTCCCCTGTCCTCAAGCGGAGGCCAAAGCTTGAGGCACCCCCATCACCAGGCCTAG GATCTGGCCCTGCAGCTGAGCCTCTGCTCCCACAGTACACAGAGCCCTCCAGCCCTGAGAGGAGCCCACCCTCCCCAGTCACAGACCAAAGAGGCGGCGGCCCCAACCCCTAA
- the CARMIL2 gene encoding capping protein, Arp2/3 and myosin-I linker protein 2 isoform X3 has translation MAQTPDGISCELRGEITRFLWPKEAEVLLKTWLPEREGAEQGHVLALLRWRAYLLHTCLPLRVDCTFSYLEVQAMALQETPPQVTFELESLPELVLEFPGVAALEQLAKHVAAAIKKVFPRSTLGKLFRRPTPPSMLVRLERSSPSETTASSSPCGGFSETYEALCDYNGFPFREEIQWDVDTVYHRQGCRHFSLGDFSHLGSRDLALSVAALSYNLWFRCLSCVDMKLSLEVLEQILHMMSQSSHLEELVLETCGLRGEFVRRLAQALAGNSSSGLQELSLAGNLLDDRGVAALSRHLERRPGALRRLSLAQTGLTPRGMKALGRALASNAAFDSALTHLDLSGNPGALGASEDNGGLYSFLSHPNVLTFLNLAGTDTALDTLFAALSRGCCASLTHLDASRNVFSRTKSRAAPAALQLFLSRAGALRHLSLAGCKLPPDGLRALLEGLALNMHTGDLHLDLSACELRSAGAQVIQDLVCDAGAVSSLDLSDNGFGSDMVTLVLAIGRSRSLRHVALGRNFNVRCKETLDDVLHRIVQLMQDDDCPLQSLSVAESRLKLGASVLLRALATNPNLTALDISGNAMGDTGAKMLAKALRVNTRLRSVVWDRNHTSALGLLDVAQALEQNRSLKAMPLPLSDVAQAQRSRPELTARAVHQIQACLLRNNHTDHVSPASTSYQHPLGLVCSPSEQEVNELCQSVQEHVELLGCGAGPHGDAAVHQAEDAIQNANFSLSILPILYEAGSSPSHQWQLRQKLEGLLGQDFTQATLDTTRSLCPQMLQGPRWREQLEGVLVGSRGLPELLPEHLLQDAFTRLRDMRLSVTGSLAESIVAQALAGLSAALDRLVDSLAQQTTVAMPSAILALEEGQPAHFGPGELEGLFFSEEDKEREDEEKQKQGDSPPQKRPASNHCLHLVPSTHSAAEEPEPELAAPGEDAEPQADPSARGSPSPAAPGSPAGPLPRMDLPPSGQPLRHPTRARPRPRRQHHHRPPPGGPQVPPALPQEGNGLSARVDEGVEEFFSKKLIQQDRLWAPEEDPATEGSTAPVPRTLRKKLGTLFAFKKPRSMRGPRPDLETSPGAAPRTRKTTLGDLLRPPARPGRGEEAGGAEGSSGSPDAARRSRPRYTRESKAYSMILLPAEEEEAALGARPDKRRPLERGDTELAPSFEQRVQVMLQRIGVSRGSGSTEGKRRQSKDGEIKKAGSDGDIMDSSSEAPPISIKSRTHSVSADPSCRPGSGGQGPESSTWKTLGQQLNAELRSRGWGQQDGPGPPSPCPSPRKASPSPDSLGLPEDPCLGPRNEDGRLRPRPLSPGRRAASVHEDQLRAPGERPLRLQRSPVLKRRPKLEAPPSPGLGSGPAAEPLLPQYTEPSSPERSPPSPVTDQRGGGPNP, from the exons ATGGCCCAGACCCCCGACGGCATATCCTGTGAGCTGCGAG GCGAGATCACCAGGTTCCTGTGGCCCAAGGAGGCAGAAGTGCTGCTGAAAACCTGGCTCCCAGAGCGGGAGGGTGCTGAGCAAGGTCATGTCCTG GCACTGCTTCGATGGAGAGCCTACCTGCTCCACACCTGCCTCCCACTGAGG GTGGACTGCACGTTCAGCTACCTGGAGGTCCAGGCCATGGCACTGCAAGAGACACCTCCTCAG GTCACGTTTGAGCTGGAGTCCCTGCCTGAGCTGGTCCTGGAGTTTCCTGGTGTGGCGGCCTTGGAACAGCTGGCTAAGCATGTCGCTGCAGCCATCAAGAAGGTCTTCCCTCGCTCCACCCTCGG GAAGCTATTCCGGAGGCCCACACCCCCCTCCATGCTGGTTCGTCTGGAGAGAAGCAGCCCCTCTGAGACTACCGCATCCAGTAGCCCCTGTG GTGGCTTCTCGGAGACATACGAGGCTCTGTGTGACTACAATGGCTTCCCTTTCCGAGAGGAGATTCAGTGG GACGTGGACACTGTGTACCACCGTCAGGGCTGCCGCCATTTCAGCCTGGGAGACTTCAGCCACCTGGGCAGTCG GGACCTGGCACTGAGTGTGGCTGCCCTGTCCTACAACCTGTGGTTCCGGTGTCTCTCCTGCGTGGACATGAAGCTG AGCCTTGAGGTCTTGGAACAGATTCTGCACATGATGAGTCAGTCGTCTCATCTGGAGGAGCTGGTGCTGGAGACCTGTGGCCTGAGGGG AGAGTTTGTTCGGCGACTGGCCCAGGCGCTGGCAGGGAACTCGAGCTCTGGGCTTCAGGAGCTCAGCCTAGCGGGGAACCTGCTGGATGACCGAG gcGTGGCTGCGCTCAGCAGACACCTAGAACGTCGGCCTGGAGCCCTGAGGAGACtcagcctggcacagacagggTTGACGCCTCGAG GAATGAAGGCTCTAGGCCGGGCCCTGGCTTCCAATGCGGCCTTTGACTCTGCCCTGACCCACCTGGATCTTTCCGGGAACCCGGGGGCACTGGGGGCCTCGGAGGATAATGGG GGACTCTATAGTTTCCTGAGCCACCCCAACGTTCTGACGTTCCTGAATCTCGCAGGCACAGACACCGCCCTGGACACT CTCTTTGCTGCACTGTCCCGCGGCTGCTGCGCCAGCCTCACCCACCTAGACGCTTCGAGGAACGTCTTCTCCCGCAC GAAGTCCCGGGCTGCGCCCGCCGCGCTGCAACTCTTCCTCAGCCGCGCCGGCGCGCTTCGGCACCTGAGCCTGGCGGGCTGCAAGCTGCCCCCCGACGGGCTCAG GGCCCTTTTGGAAGGTCTAGCACTCAACATGCACACAGGCGACCTGCACCTGGACCTCAGCGCTTGTGAG CTGCGCTCTGCGGGCGCTCAGGTGATACAGGACTTAGTGTGCGACGCTGGCGCGGTGAGCTCCCTGGACCTGTCAGATAATG GCTTCGGCTCTGACATGGTGACTCTGGTGCTGGCCATCGGGAGGAGTCGGTCCCTGAGACATGTGGCGCTTGGAAGGAACTTCAACGTTCGGTGCAA GGAGACCCTGGACGACGTGCTGCACCGGATTGTCCAGCTCATGCAGGATGACGACTGT CCTCTGCAGTCTCTGTCTGTGGCCGAGTCGCGGCTGAAGCTGGGAGCCAGCGTCCTGCTTCGGGCTCTGGCCACCAATCCTAACCTGACAGCGCTGGATATCAGCGGCAACGCCATGGGGGACACGGGGGCCAAGATGCTGGCCAAGGCGCTTCGGGTTAACACCAGACTCCG GTCCGTGGTCTGGGACCGTAATCACACGTCTGCCCTGGGTCTGCTGGACGTGGCGCAGGCCCTGGAGCAGAACCGAAGCCTGAAGGCCATGCCTCTGCCACTGTCGGACGTGGCCCAGGCGCAGCGCAGCCGCCCCGAACTGACAGCTCGTGCGGTGCatcag ATCCAAGCCTGTCTCTTGAGGAACAACCACACAGACCACGTCTCTCCTGCCAGCACCTCCTACCAGCACCCTTTAGGTCTGGTCTGCAGCCCCTCTGAGCAG GAAGTGAACGAGCTGTGCCAGTCGGTGCAGGAGCATGTGGAgctgctgggctgcggggctgggCCCCATGGTGATGCTGCTGTGCACCAGGCTGAGGATGCCATCCAAAATGCCAACTTCTCTCTCAGC ATTCTCCCCATTCTATATGAGGCGGGAAGCTCCCCAAGCCATCAGTGGCAGCTACGGCAGAAGCTGGAGGGCCTCCTGGGGCAG GACTTCACTCAGGCCACATTGGACACAACAAGGAGCCTCTGCCCACAGATGCTGCAGGGACCCAGGTGGAGGGAGCAGCTAGAGGGGGTCCTGGTGGGTTCAAGGGGCCTCCCAGAGCTGCTCCCAGAGCACCTGCTGCAAGATGCCTTCACTAGGCTCAG GGACATGCGGCTTTCAGTGACAGGGTCCTTGGCAGAGAGCATTGTGGCTCAAGCACTGGCGGGTCTGAGTGCAGCCCTGGATCGGCTG GTAGACAGTCTGGCTCAGCAGACAACAGTGGCAATGCCCTCTGCCATACTGGCCCTGGAAGAAGGCCAGCCCGCCCACTTCGGTCCTGGGGAATTGGAAGGCCTTTTCTTCTCTGAGGAGGACAAGGAAAGGGAGGATGAAGAGAAGCAGAAG CAGGGTGACAGCCCTCCACAGAAGCGGCCTGCGTCCAACCACTGCCTTCACCTGGTCCCCTCCACTCACA GTGCTGCTGAGGAACCGGAGCCCGAGCTGGCGGCtcctggagaggatgcggagccGCAGGCGGACCCATCTGCACGCGGCTCTCCGAGCCCCGCCGCTCCCGGGTCCCCGGCCGGCCCGCTGCCTCGCATGGACCTGCCACCCTCCGGGCAGCCTCTGCGCCATCCGACCAGGGCCCGGCCACGGCCCCGGCGCCAGCACCACCACCGCCCGCCGCCTGGGGGCCCCCAG GTTCCCCCAGCCTTGCCACAGGAAGGGAATGGGCTCAGTGCCCGCGTGGACGAGGGTGTGGAGGAATTCTTCTCCAAAAAGCTGATCCAGCAGGACCGCCT CTGGGCCCCTGAGGAGGACCCCGCCACTGAGGGCAGCACTGCCCCTGTCCCCCGTACACTACGAAAGAAGCTGGGCACCCTCTTTGCCTTCAAGAAGCCTCGTTCAATGCGGGGGCCACGGCCTGATCTAGAGACCAGCCCTGGGGCAGCTCCCCGCACCCGGAAAACCACACTTGGGGACCTGCTGCGGCCACCAGCCCGTCCTGGCcgtggggaggaggctggtggGGCTGAGGGGAGCAGTGGCAGCCCTGACGCTGCCCGCAGGAGCCGGCCTCGCTACACTCGAGAAAGCAAGGCCTACTCAATGATACTGCTGCCtgctgaggaggaagaggcagcaCTGGGTGCCAGACCCGACAAG aggCGGCCCCTGGAGCGAGGAGACACAGAACTGGCCCCATCCTTTGAACAACGGGTCCAGGTGATGCTGCAGAGGATTGGCGTGAGCAGAGGCAGTGGGAGCACTGAAGGCAAGAGGAGACAA AGCAAAGATGGAGAGATCAAGAAGGCTGGCTCTGATG GTGACATTATGGACAGTTCCTCGGAGGCCCCTCCCATCTCCATCAAGTCCCGCACCCACTCCGTGTCTGCAG ACCCCTCGTGCAGACCTGGATCAGGGGGCCAGGGGCCTGAGTCCTCCACCTGGAAGAcgctggggcagcagctgaacGCAGAGCTTAGGAGCCGAGGTTGGGGCCAACAGGATGGTCCAGGACCCCCTTCCCCTTGTCCCAGCCCCCGAaaagccagcccctccccagacaGCCTGGGCCTCCCAGAGGATCCTTGCTTGGGCCCCAGAAATGAAG ATGGCCGGCTGAGGCCGAGGCCTCTCTCACCAGGGCGACGGGCGGCATCTGTGCACGAGGACCAGCTCCGGGCCCCTGGCG AACGGCCCTTGCGGCTGCAGCGCTCCCCTGTCCTCAAGCGGAGGCCAAAGCTTGAGGCACCCCCATCACCAGGCCTAG GATCTGGCCCTGCAGCTGAGCCTCTGCTCCCACAGTACACAGAGCCCTCCAGCCCTGAGAGGAGCCCACCCTCCCCAGTCACAGACCAAAGAGGCGGCGGCCCCAACCCCTAA